Within Bdellovibrionales bacterium, the genomic segment ATCACCGCACCAAAAACTGCAATGCTGGACCTGGATTCAGGCAGCGGTGATATCAAAGTCAAAGGAACCTCGGGCGATCTCAATTTCAATATTGGAAGCGGTGATATTGATGTAGACGCAGAAGTAAAAAAACTTGAAGGAAAAACTGGCAGCGGCGATGTATCTATTAAAGGTCTGACCGCTGGTGGAAACCTCAAGACAGGCAGTGGAGAAATAAATCTTGTCTATGATGTAGCTCCTTCTCTAGGTGAATTGGACATCAAAACTGGAAGTGGTGGAGCTGAAATTGTTTTTCCAAAAAACGCAAAGATCCGAGCTTCATTCATGGCTGGTAGCGGAGAGTTGATTAACGAACTTGGTGACACTCCTGACAGTAAATTCAAAATTTCTATGAAGGCTGGCTCAGGCAATTTGCACATTAAAAAGCAATGATTATTGTCTGGCGCTGTCTGCTTCGCAGAAGTGACTCCCCCATAGGCTGAGAAATATGTCGCGCCGAGATTTTTTTGCTCAATGCGGACATAAAGCCCCTGAATTTTCAGCCAGGGTCCGATCGCTGGGCAAACTCCTTTTGCTTCTTCCAATCCTCCATGAAACTGGTCTCGTTCACTTCTAGAGAACGAGCCAACTCTAGCCCCTACAAAAGCGGAATGCACTCCACCCAAATCTGCTGCGAAATCATGGCATAGCCTTTGCTCGGTAAATGAGCATAAAAGGGCAGGAGAGCATTGTGGAGAACGCCTTGAAGCTGGTACAACTAAATCGGTTAATAATTTTGACACTAACAGTCGCCATTTTTGCTAGTTTCAGCTCTGTCGGTGCCCACAATTGTCGCAATAGCTTAATTCCCTCGGCATCATCAACGCTCGAATTGGATGCATCAGAGATTGCGGCCCGATTTCCCCTCTATACGGCTTTAGCCAATGGAATGGTCAAAACCCCAGCTTCGCTTTTAAAATCCATAGCTATCGAGCACGGCAGCTCCCAGGATGAAGTAGGACGAGAAATTGAAA encodes:
- a CDS encoding DUF4097 family beta strand repeat protein encodes the protein MKTLIVAMIALGLSSLANADSKEFDLGGISEVEVNNCSGDISITAVNSGKAAVTATKKQFGEHCQLTIDKKGRTLFVGVEKTGVFKDDCEVDFDITAPKTAMLDLDSGSGDIKVKGTSGDLNFNIGSGDIDVDAEVKKLEGKTGSGDVSIKGLTAGGNLKTGSGEINLVYDVAPSLGELDIKTGSGGAEIVFPKNAKIRASFMAGSGELINELGDTPDSKFKISMKAGSGNLHIKKQ